A stretch of the Desulforamulus ferrireducens genome encodes the following:
- the prmC gene encoding peptide chain release factor N(5)-glutamine methyltransferase, which produces MNLRQALTMGRELLKLHNSPSYALDAQILLSKVTGLDRTALLLKEDMILTEEQQRQYKSLLERRAWGEPVAYLTGTKEFMGLEFLVTPAVLIPRPDTELMVETALTFLQTEGEHPLAVDVGTGSGAIAISLAHYVPGLQVYAIDLSAAALEIAQKNATLHRVDQRVKFLQGNLLQPISPDLQGQVSAITANLPYIPSGEIAGLMPDVKDYEPHLALDGGCDGLDLYRLLIPQAYGLLKTGGLLLMEIGPGQGEGAQRLLPTAQWQTEVKLDLAGRERLVIAQKRRA; this is translated from the coding sequence ATGAACCTACGCCAAGCCCTTACCATGGGCAGGGAACTGCTAAAACTGCATAACTCCCCGTCCTACGCCCTTGATGCCCAGATACTGCTCTCCAAGGTGACAGGCTTAGACCGCACAGCACTGCTGTTAAAGGAAGACATGATTCTCACAGAGGAGCAACAGCGGCAGTATAAGAGCCTGCTGGAACGGCGGGCGTGGGGAGAACCGGTGGCCTACCTTACCGGAACAAAGGAATTTATGGGGCTGGAGTTTCTAGTGACACCGGCGGTTTTAATTCCCCGGCCGGATACCGAACTAATGGTAGAAACAGCCCTGACTTTTCTCCAAACCGAGGGTGAACACCCCCTGGCCGTGGATGTAGGTACCGGCAGCGGGGCCATTGCCATTAGCCTGGCCCACTATGTACCAGGGCTGCAGGTTTACGCCATAGACCTTTCCGCCGCTGCCCTGGAGATTGCCCAAAAAAATGCCACCCTGCACCGGGTGGACCAGCGGGTCAAGTTTTTGCAAGGCAATCTCTTACAGCCCATCTCCCCTGACCTGCAAGGTCAAGTAAGTGCCATTACAGCTAACCTGCCCTATATCCCCAGTGGCGAAATAGCCGGGCTCATGCCCGATGTCAAGGATTACGAACCGCACCTGGCTTTAGACGGTGGCTGCGACGGCTTAGATCTCTACCGCCTGCTCATTCCCCAGGCCTACGGCCTCCTGAAAACCGGCGGCCTTCTACTTATGGAAATTGGCCCCGGCCAGGGAGAAGGCGCCCAAAGGCTGCTGCCGACGGCACAGTGGCAAACAGAAGTAAAACTGGACTTAGCTGGGCGGGAGCGATTGGTGATAGCCCAGAAACGGAGGGCATAA
- the prfA gene encoding peptide chain release factor 1, with product MFDKLQSLEDKYVQLESQISDPEIMADRAKWQQLVKSHSELGDVVETFRQYKKAQSELEENKLMLEEKLEPDFREMVELEIEQLQSQLEELEKKLKVLLLPKDPNDDKNVIMEIRGGTGGEEAALFAGDLFRMYSRYAEKKGWRTEIMDANETDLGGFKEITFVIEGKGAYSTLKFESGVHRVQRVPATESGGRIHTSAATVAVLPEAEEVDIEINPNDIRIDLFCASGPGGQCVNTTQSAVRITHIPTGTVVSCQDEKSQHKNKEKAMRVLRARLLDKAQEEQQKAIAGARKSMVGSGDRSERIRTYNFPQNRITDHRIGLTVHRLEQVLQGDLDEIIETLITTDQAERLKAMQE from the coding sequence ATGTTTGATAAACTCCAGTCACTGGAAGATAAATATGTACAACTGGAGAGCCAAATCAGCGACCCGGAGATAATGGCCGACCGGGCTAAGTGGCAGCAATTAGTGAAAAGCCACTCGGAACTGGGTGATGTGGTGGAAACTTTCCGCCAATATAAAAAGGCTCAGTCCGAGCTGGAAGAAAACAAGCTGATGTTGGAAGAAAAATTAGAGCCCGACTTTCGGGAAATGGTTGAATTAGAAATAGAGCAACTACAAAGCCAGCTCGAAGAGTTGGAAAAGAAGCTAAAAGTGCTGCTGCTGCCGAAGGATCCCAATGACGATAAAAACGTCATTATGGAGATTCGCGGAGGCACCGGCGGTGAGGAAGCAGCCCTCTTTGCCGGAGATCTTTTTAGAATGTACTCCCGCTACGCTGAAAAGAAAGGCTGGCGTACCGAGATAATGGATGCCAATGAAACCGACTTGGGCGGTTTCAAGGAAATTACCTTTGTTATTGAGGGGAAGGGTGCTTACAGTACCCTAAAATTTGAAAGTGGCGTGCACCGGGTACAGCGAGTTCCAGCCACCGAAAGTGGTGGACGGATTCACACCTCTGCAGCCACCGTGGCTGTACTACCGGAAGCCGAAGAGGTGGATATTGAAATCAACCCTAACGATATCCGCATTGATCTGTTTTGTGCCAGCGGTCCCGGCGGCCAGTGCGTTAACACCACCCAATCGGCAGTGCGCATTACCCACATTCCCACAGGTACAGTGGTATCCTGCCAGGATGAAAAATCCCAGCACAAAAACAAGGAAAAAGCCATGCGTGTCTTACGTGCCCGTTTGCTGGATAAGGCCCAGGAAGAACAACAAAAGGCCATTGCCGGCGCCAGGAAATCCATGGTGGGCAGTGGTGACCGCAGCGAGCGTATTCGTACCTACAACTTCCCCCAAAACCGTATTACCGACCACCGCATCGGTTTAACGGTACACCGCCTGGAACAGGTGCTGCAGGGGGATTTAGATGAGATTATCGAAACCCTTATTACCACTGACCAGGCCGAAAGATTAAAAGCGATGCAAGAGTAA
- the rpmE gene encoding 50S ribosomal protein L31 codes for MKEKIHPKYNEVEVRCVCGNTFKTGSTKKEIRVEICSNCHPFYTGAQRQIEVGGRAEKFRKKYGL; via the coding sequence GTGAAAGAGAAGATTCATCCCAAATACAACGAGGTTGAAGTTAGGTGTGTATGTGGTAACACTTTTAAAACTGGTTCCACCAAGAAGGAAATTAGAGTTGAAATTTGCTCTAACTGCCATCCCTTCTACACAGGTGCTCAGCGTCAGATCGAAGTTGGTGGCCGGGCCGAGAAATTCCGTAAGAAATACGGCTTGTAA